The proteins below are encoded in one region of Chloroflexi bacterium ADurb.Bin180:
- a CDS encoding molybdopterin biosynthesis protein MoeB — MKTRHLPLVAALLSAFALAQVQAQTATPAAAPASAAAVAYSPANPGPGWYKHLVNLDFVKKQAAIPKIDGVMLIDSRPTARKYDIGHIPTAVNIPDTSFDKLAPTMLPKDKAMLLVFYCEGYDCILSHSSAAKAEALGYTNVRVFAEGFPGWVAGGNLPAVSVAYIKKLIDEKAPMTLIDSRPKARKYDLGYIPTAINIPDSQFESLAPKMLPADKAAPLYFYCDGLACVLSNDSAQKAVKLGYTNVKVVPEGYPAWVKAYGPGPTATGAAQPAAKAAPAIEPGKEAGSITVSSFERILKEAPDSVFLVDVRDPREFDMGTFKGAINMPLSTLEKSLDKLPTGKPIIFFCGAGSRSGEAHDLVKLHKPEMKTVFLDADTKWAKDGSYTIKGK; from the coding sequence GGCGTATTCGCCGGCCAATCCCGGACCCGGCTGGTACAAACATCTGGTCAACCTTGACTTCGTGAAGAAGCAGGCCGCCATTCCCAAGATCGACGGCGTGATGCTGATCGACTCCCGCCCCACCGCACGCAAGTACGACATCGGTCACATTCCGACGGCTGTGAACATCCCGGACACCAGTTTCGACAAGCTCGCGCCGACGATGCTGCCGAAGGACAAAGCCATGCTGCTGGTGTTCTATTGCGAGGGCTATGACTGCATCCTGAGTCACAGCTCCGCGGCCAAGGCTGAGGCGCTGGGCTACACCAATGTGCGCGTCTTTGCGGAAGGTTTTCCGGGATGGGTGGCGGGTGGCAACTTGCCCGCGGTCAGCGTGGCCTACATCAAGAAGCTGATCGACGAGAAGGCGCCCATGACGCTGATCGACTCGCGACCGAAGGCGCGCAAGTACGACCTGGGCTACATCCCGACCGCGATCAACATCCCCGACTCCCAGTTCGAGTCCCTCGCCCCGAAGATGTTGCCGGCCGACAAGGCGGCCCCTTTGTATTTCTACTGTGACGGCCTGGCCTGCGTGCTCAGCAATGATTCCGCGCAGAAAGCAGTCAAGCTGGGCTACACGAACGTCAAGGTGGTGCCCGAGGGCTACCCGGCCTGGGTGAAGGCCTATGGACCAGGCCCCACCGCCACCGGTGCCGCGCAACCCGCAGCCAAGGCAGCACCCGCCATCGAGCCCGGCAAAGAGGCCGGATCGATCACCGTCAGCTCCTTCGAGCGGATCTTGAAGGAGGCCCCGGACAGCGTCTTCCTGGTCGACGTGCGCGACCCGCGTGAATTCGACATGGGCACGTTCAAAGGCGCGATCAACATGCCCTTGAGCACCCTTGAAAAGAGCCTGGACAAGCTGCCCACCGGCAAGCCCATCATCTTCTTCTGCGGGGCCGGCTCACGCAGCGGCGAGGCGCACGACCTCGTCAAGCTTCACAAGCCCGAGATGAAGACCGTGTTCCTGGATGCGGACACCAAGTGGGCCAAGGATGGTTCGTACACCATCAAGGGAAAATAG